In Mycolicibacterium mucogenicum DSM 44124, the following are encoded in one genomic region:
- a CDS encoding metal-dependent hydrolase: MLRPQRFTHEVDPGPVQIQARNVAFETADKPMSWIPGHPVASHVVNLLNILLPAGERWFIETFNEALPLIKDPKLADDVRGFIGQEAMHAEAHDTVMNDYLVNSGMNVTPLLDQVEFVFEEILAPAKTDDPRRKMNNLIERLWFIAAVEHYTAVLGDFVLNCTWDNYDADPVMVDLFRWHGAEEVEHRSVAHEVAVYFRNSYFDRIRAMSVVAILMYVFFQRGMRFLVKSDPQLKLGWWKSQRLRMRDSKLGLLPKYRKLLLTQTLVYFKPNYSPESMGSTAQAVAYLAASPAARAAHL; the protein is encoded by the coding sequence ATGCTGCGACCACAACGTTTCACTCACGAGGTAGACCCGGGTCCGGTGCAGATCCAGGCCCGCAACGTGGCTTTCGAGACCGCGGACAAGCCGATGTCCTGGATTCCCGGCCACCCTGTCGCCTCGCATGTGGTGAACCTGCTGAACATCCTGCTTCCGGCGGGTGAGCGCTGGTTCATCGAGACGTTCAACGAGGCGCTGCCGCTCATCAAGGATCCGAAGCTCGCCGACGACGTCCGCGGCTTCATCGGCCAGGAGGCCATGCACGCCGAGGCCCACGACACCGTCATGAACGACTACCTGGTGAACAGCGGCATGAACGTCACGCCGCTGCTGGATCAGGTCGAGTTCGTCTTCGAGGAAATCCTCGCGCCGGCCAAGACGGACGACCCGCGCCGCAAGATGAACAACCTCATCGAGCGGCTGTGGTTCATCGCGGCCGTCGAGCATTACACCGCCGTCCTCGGCGACTTCGTCCTGAACTGCACGTGGGACAACTACGACGCCGACCCCGTCATGGTTGACCTGTTCCGCTGGCACGGCGCCGAAGAGGTCGAGCACCGCTCGGTGGCCCACGAGGTCGCCGTGTACTTCCGGAACAGCTATTTCGACCGCATCCGCGCGATGAGCGTGGTGGCGATCCTGATGTACGTGTTCTTCCAGCGCGGCATGCGGTTCCTGGTCAAGAGCGACCCGCAGCTGAAGCTCGGCTGGTGGAAGTCGCAGCGCCTGCGCATGCGCGACTCCAAGCTGGGGCTCCTGCCGAAGTACCGGAAGCTGCTGCTCACCCAGACGCTGGTGTACTTCAAGCCGAACTACAGCCCGGAATCCATGGGCTCGACCGCGCAGGCCGTGGCGTATCTGGCCGCCTCGCCCGCCGCCCGCGCCGCACACCTGTGA
- a CDS encoding PDR/VanB family oxidoreductase, whose amino-acid sequence MGLLPHDLLVTVADAVVSSTFWASTRLRKPPVPEVVERTIRLRIADRQVVAHDQDVVALTFVSAGGAELPRWHPGSHLDIHLPSGLVRQYSLCGDPDEQGAYRIAVRRIPDGGGGSIEAHELAVGDVITTNGPRNAFPLAVPGFGSPTRTLRFIAGGIGITPILPMLARAEQFGIDWSMLYVGRSRDSLPFLDELTRFGDRVQIRTDDVDGLPTADDLLGDCRPGTSVYTCGPAPMLNAIRARLVGADDIELHFERFAAPPVTDGHEFKVEVASTGQTVAVAADETLLTALIKAGVHAPYSCQQGFCGTCRVKVLAGAVDHRDGLLTETEREAGQALICVSRAQGDGPLTLDL is encoded by the coding sequence ATGGGTCTGTTGCCGCACGACCTGCTCGTGACGGTGGCCGACGCCGTCGTCAGCAGCACGTTCTGGGCGTCGACGCGACTGCGGAAACCGCCCGTACCCGAGGTCGTCGAACGCACCATCCGGTTGCGGATCGCCGACCGTCAGGTGGTGGCGCACGATCAGGACGTGGTGGCGTTGACGTTCGTCAGCGCCGGCGGTGCGGAGCTCCCCCGCTGGCATCCCGGTTCCCATCTGGACATCCACCTGCCCAGTGGCCTGGTCCGTCAGTACTCACTGTGCGGCGATCCCGATGAACAGGGCGCATACCGAATTGCCGTGCGGCGCATACCCGATGGCGGCGGTGGCTCCATCGAGGCGCATGAGCTTGCGGTCGGGGACGTGATCACCACCAACGGGCCGCGCAACGCCTTCCCGCTGGCGGTGCCCGGCTTCGGCTCGCCGACCCGCACGCTCCGGTTCATCGCCGGTGGTATCGGCATCACGCCGATCCTGCCCATGCTGGCGCGCGCCGAGCAGTTCGGCATCGACTGGTCGATGCTGTACGTCGGCCGCAGCCGCGACAGTCTGCCGTTTCTCGACGAGCTGACGCGGTTCGGCGACCGGGTGCAAATCCGCACCGACGACGTCGACGGCCTGCCGACGGCCGACGACCTGCTGGGCGACTGCCGGCCGGGGACCTCGGTGTACACGTGTGGTCCGGCGCCGATGCTCAATGCCATCCGCGCGCGGCTGGTCGGGGCGGACGACATCGAGCTGCACTTCGAGCGCTTCGCCGCGCCGCCGGTGACCGATGGCCACGAGTTCAAGGTCGAGGTCGCCTCGACGGGCCAGACCGTCGCCGTCGCGGCCGACGAAACCTTGCTGACGGCCCTGATCAAAGCCGGTGTGCACGCACCGTATTCGTGTCAGCAGGGCTTCTGCGGCACGTGCCGGGTGAAGGTGCTCGCCGGTGCGGTCGACCACCGTGACGGCCTGCTGACCGAGACCGAACGCGAGGCCGGTCAGGCGCTGATCTGTGTGTCGCGGGCACAGGGCGACGGCCCCCTGACACTGGACCTGTAG
- a CDS encoding serine/threonine-protein kinase, whose amino-acid sequence MPMAEGTDFAGYTIVRCLGSGGMGEVYVAQHPRLPRQDALKVLRPEMSTNQEFRERFLREADLTAALSHPNIVGVYDRGEFDGQLWISMEYVDGTDVSRLLRGAGGVPDDQAVAIISAVADALDYAHQHDLLHRDVKPANILISDTDPSSRRIKLADFGIARCANDSAGLTATNMTVGTVFYAAPEQLTGSIIDGRADQYALAATAFQLFTGAPPFENSNAAVIIGKHLSAPPPSLSQSRPDLAALDPVLAKALAKDPKARYDKCADFARALQHGLGVPGADATILAPAAAGRTQVLQPDKTTRSRRSLILPVVLTVLLIAALVFAAIEFTRAKDEQPALPRPAATTTTAPPVTPSPSTTEAPPSPTSAVAPTESPAEPTEATVTSTVTVETTTAPPTTTPTTTPTTTETPAPEQETPIRECMDRTGMTRLQCWEEIRRSERRR is encoded by the coding sequence ATGCCAATGGCCGAGGGGACGGATTTCGCCGGGTACACCATCGTCCGGTGCCTGGGTTCCGGCGGCATGGGCGAGGTCTACGTAGCCCAGCACCCGCGACTTCCCCGGCAGGACGCGCTCAAGGTCCTGCGTCCCGAGATGTCCACCAATCAGGAGTTCCGCGAGCGATTCCTGCGCGAGGCGGATCTGACCGCCGCGCTGTCGCATCCGAACATCGTCGGGGTGTATGACCGCGGCGAGTTCGACGGCCAGTTGTGGATCTCGATGGAGTACGTCGACGGCACCGACGTCAGCCGGCTGCTCCGGGGCGCCGGCGGCGTACCCGATGACCAGGCGGTCGCGATCATCAGCGCCGTGGCCGACGCGCTCGACTACGCGCACCAGCACGATCTGCTGCACCGCGACGTCAAGCCCGCCAACATCCTGATCAGCGACACCGATCCGTCGAGCCGGCGAATCAAGTTGGCCGACTTCGGCATTGCGCGGTGCGCCAATGACTCCGCCGGACTGACCGCGACGAACATGACCGTCGGCACCGTGTTCTATGCCGCGCCGGAGCAGCTGACCGGCAGCATCATCGACGGTCGTGCCGACCAATATGCGTTGGCGGCCACCGCGTTTCAGCTCTTCACCGGGGCGCCGCCGTTCGAGAACTCCAATGCCGCGGTGATCATCGGCAAGCACCTCAGTGCTCCCCCGCCGTCACTGTCCCAAAGCCGGCCCGATCTCGCTGCCCTGGACCCGGTGCTGGCCAAGGCACTTGCCAAGGATCCCAAGGCCCGGTACGACAAGTGCGCCGATTTCGCCCGCGCCCTTCAGCACGGCCTCGGCGTGCCGGGCGCCGATGCCACCATCCTGGCTCCCGCCGCGGCGGGCCGCACGCAGGTCCTGCAGCCCGACAAGACCACCCGGTCGCGCCGGTCGCTGATTCTCCCCGTCGTGCTCACGGTGCTGTTGATCGCCGCACTCGTCTTCGCGGCCATCGAGTTCACCCGCGCCAAAGACGAGCAGCCGGCACTGCCCCGTCCCGCCGCGACGACCACCACGGCTCCCCCGGTGACCCCCTCGCCGTCGACCACCGAGGCGCCGCCGAGCCCGACATCGGCCGTCGCGCCCACCGAGTCTCCCGCCGAGCCGACCGAAGCGACGGTCACCAGCACGGTGACGGTCGAGACCACCACGGCGCCGCCGACGACGACCCCGACCACCACCCCGACCACCACCGAAACGCCTGCGCCCGAACAGGAAACGCCGATCCGTGAATGCATGGACCGGACCGGGATGACGCGGCTGCAGTGCTGGGAAGAGATTCGCCGTAGCGAGCGGAGGCGCTGA
- a CDS encoding LLM class F420-dependent oxidoreductase, translated as MSPTFAVVAPVAAGVTADPVWMTQFARHLESCGFESIVAVEHTVLLTEYSSVYPYDASGRVDIPADCPVPDPLELLTFLAGQTSTLGLATGVLVLPNHHPVVLAKRVATLNALSGGRIRLAVGMGWLREEIEACGAPFDARGRRADEQIDVLRLLWSDQPEGATHSGEFFEFANAACYPKPVSPIPIHIGGHSRAAARRAGRRGDGLQPLGVAGAELSGLVALMRESAERAGRDPDALELSLGHLVPKVDADRAGRLAELGADRIVLAMPPVSDIDEAKDMLSACAERLGLTPCR; from the coding sequence ATGTCGCCCACGTTCGCCGTGGTCGCGCCGGTCGCGGCCGGCGTCACCGCCGACCCGGTCTGGATGACGCAGTTCGCCCGCCACCTGGAGAGCTGCGGCTTCGAATCCATTGTGGCCGTAGAACATACAGTGCTGCTGACCGAGTATTCGAGCGTATATCCCTACGACGCCTCGGGCCGGGTGGACATTCCAGCGGATTGTCCCGTCCCGGATCCCCTGGAGCTGCTGACGTTCCTGGCCGGGCAGACGAGCACACTGGGCCTGGCGACCGGCGTGCTGGTGCTGCCGAACCACCACCCGGTGGTGCTGGCCAAACGTGTCGCCACCCTGAATGCGTTGTCCGGCGGGCGTATTCGCCTGGCCGTGGGCATGGGTTGGCTGCGCGAGGAGATCGAGGCGTGCGGTGCCCCGTTCGATGCCCGCGGCCGCCGGGCCGACGAGCAGATCGACGTCCTGCGGCTGCTGTGGTCGGACCAGCCCGAGGGTGCCACCCATTCCGGTGAGTTCTTCGAATTCGCCAATGCCGCTTGCTATCCCAAGCCGGTTTCGCCGATCCCGATCCACATCGGTGGGCACAGCCGGGCTGCGGCCCGCCGGGCCGGCCGGCGCGGTGACGGTCTGCAGCCGCTCGGCGTCGCCGGCGCGGAACTGTCGGGGTTGGTCGCGCTGATGCGGGAATCGGCCGAGCGCGCCGGCCGCGACCCGGACGCCCTCGAGCTGTCCCTCGGACACCTGGTCCCCAAGGTCGACGCCGATCGCGCGGGCCGGCTCGCGGAGCTCGGCGCCGACCGCATCGTGCTGGCGATGCCGCCCGTCAGCGACATCGACGAGGCCAAGGACATGTTGTCGGCGTGCGCCGAACGGCTGGGGCTCACGCCGTGCCGCTGA
- a CDS encoding nuclear transport factor 2 family protein, whose translation MPLTVADRLALTDLVHRYAAAVDDRRFDDVVELFTSTAELVLPDPPRSLDPVRTEHGPDGVRAATAALAGVARTQHEIVGEVYTDASDHARGRITCVAHHWTRDADSVVTDLVWHLRYDDEYARSGDGWRIRRRALTLNAIETRPIRRLRD comes from the coding sequence GTGCCGCTGACCGTGGCCGACCGTCTGGCGCTGACGGACCTGGTGCACCGCTACGCCGCGGCCGTCGACGACCGCCGGTTCGACGACGTCGTCGAACTCTTCACCAGCACAGCGGAATTGGTCCTTCCGGACCCGCCCCGATCCCTCGACCCGGTACGGACCGAACACGGGCCAGACGGGGTGCGGGCCGCGACGGCCGCCCTGGCGGGTGTTGCCCGTACCCAGCACGAGATCGTCGGCGAGGTCTACACCGACGCTTCCGACCACGCCCGTGGGCGCATCACGTGCGTCGCCCACCACTGGACCCGCGACGCCGACTCCGTCGTCACCGATCTGGTGTGGCATCTGAGGTACGACGACGAGTACGCCCGGTCCGGCGACGGCTGGCGCATCCGGCGCCGTGCCCTCACGCTCAACGCCATCGAGACGCGGCCCATCCGCCGCCTCCGGGACTAG
- a CDS encoding class I SAM-dependent methyltransferase gives MYRQRDRADSFGGAARSYDQHRPRYPEAMLDELVGTGSVRVLDVGAGTGIASRQLIAHGAELVALEPDPRMAEIAAEHGVTVEVDTFEDWDDAGRTFDVVLFAQSFHWVDPAAALPKIRRLLVPGGRLALAWNRLFPVQPSRADFAEVYRDFLDAASPLVTGTPTGGTGSGMDSGDVVADLEAAGFAVQQLTYARGEQYSRDQWLDLVFTYSNHLVLPADRAAELRARLGAVIGDGGVQVGGDTLLIVAQPT, from the coding sequence CTGTACCGGCAGCGCGACCGAGCTGATTCCTTCGGAGGCGCCGCCCGGTCCTATGACCAACACCGGCCCCGCTATCCGGAGGCCATGCTCGACGAACTGGTCGGGACGGGCTCGGTCCGGGTGCTCGACGTCGGCGCCGGCACCGGGATCGCGTCCCGCCAACTGATCGCTCACGGGGCGGAACTGGTTGCGCTGGAACCGGATCCGCGGATGGCCGAGATCGCCGCCGAGCACGGCGTCACAGTCGAGGTGGACACCTTCGAGGACTGGGACGACGCCGGCCGGACCTTCGACGTGGTCCTGTTCGCCCAGTCGTTCCACTGGGTCGACCCGGCGGCGGCACTGCCGAAGATTCGCCGGCTTCTCGTGCCGGGCGGCCGGCTGGCGCTGGCGTGGAACCGGCTGTTCCCGGTCCAGCCGTCGCGCGCGGACTTCGCGGAGGTGTACCGCGACTTCCTCGATGCCGCTTCACCTTTGGTGACCGGGACACCCACGGGCGGGACGGGCTCGGGGATGGACAGCGGCGACGTGGTGGCTGACCTGGAGGCCGCCGGATTCGCCGTGCAACAGCTGACCTACGCCCGTGGTGAGCAGTACAGCCGCGACCAGTGGCTGGACCTGGTGTTCACCTACTCCAACCACCTGGTACTGCCCGCCGACCGGGCCGCGGAGCTGCGGGCGCGGCTGGGAGCGGTGATCGGCGACGGCGGCGTGCAGGTCGGCGGCGACACGCTGCTGATCGTGGCGCAGCCGACGTAG
- a CDS encoding LmeA family phospholipid-binding protein: MTRPPRRWDPLRPLDLFTSVVSTAAVLPMSTGAAAAYRTALLTVRPLVIGRRITVRLRTSDLALTVAEFDSRWDASIFAVGHIGTVNITAHKVKWAGTVLNTISAKLNNLHIRPSVPPMLAAAPVELTVEVPSDSLDELIQAAEPRVSTEIGEDGVARIRLSRFRSGVVEVDPHLHGNTLWLKPRGLTLGTARVPVPGLAPAYPVRLPELPYGMTLTSVELGPGVVRVGATLPEWRFDLPRAVLDELINQLSVVGRPLDVIWPG, from the coding sequence ATGACGCGTCCGCCGCGCCGGTGGGACCCGCTCCGACCGCTCGATCTGTTCACCTCGGTGGTGTCGACCGCCGCGGTGCTGCCGATGAGCACCGGGGCGGCCGCCGCCTATCGGACGGCGTTGCTGACGGTGCGACCGCTGGTGATCGGGCGCCGGATCACCGTCCGCCTGCGCACCAGTGACCTGGCCCTCACGGTGGCCGAGTTCGATTCCAGGTGGGATGCCAGCATCTTCGCCGTCGGCCACATCGGCACCGTCAACATCACCGCCCACAAGGTGAAATGGGCTGGCACCGTGCTGAATACGATCTCGGCAAAGCTGAACAACCTGCACATCCGGCCGTCGGTGCCACCGATGCTGGCCGCCGCGCCCGTCGAGTTGACGGTGGAGGTGCCGTCCGACTCGCTCGACGAGCTGATCCAGGCCGCCGAACCGCGCGTCAGCACCGAGATCGGCGAGGACGGCGTCGCCCGAATCCGGTTGTCGCGCTTCCGTTCCGGCGTCGTCGAGGTCGATCCCCACCTGCACGGCAACACGTTGTGGCTCAAGCCCCGTGGACTGACGCTGGGTACGGCCCGGGTGCCGGTGCCCGGACTCGCCCCGGCCTACCCGGTGCGGTTGCCCGAGCTGCCGTACGGCATGACCCTGACCTCGGTGGAGCTCGGTCCGGGGGTGGTACGGGTCGGTGCGACGCTGCCGGAATGGCGGTTCGACCTGCCACGCGCCGTACTGGACGAGCTGATCAACCAACTCAGTGTGGTGGGCCGTCCGCTCGACGTGATCTGGCCGGGCTGA